One Thermodesulfobacteriota bacterium DNA window includes the following coding sequences:
- the nifA gene encoding nif-specific transcriptional activator NifA has translation MAAATKRSLELTTLYEISKLLTSTFNLDQSLTSVMNVLDKFLGMRYGTIVLQDKESKTLDTVVSLGVEKKRHIKFRSGEGIIGKVFKTGSPIVVTDIRDEPSIWKGMKLEDSVLTKFSLLCIPIKSQRGTIGTLSVIYCRSEESVSINEALSLLTMIGSLIGQAIEISSKVNEEKARLREEKMHLQQELASMHRIDNMVGRSDIMQETFETIKRVALSSATVLIRGESGTGKELVARAIHYNSPRAEGPFIKINCTAIPDTLLETELFGHVKGSFTGASGERKGRFELADKGTIFLDEIGDLPVSTQLKLLRVLQERSFEKVGSSTTISVDVRIVAATNSDLEAAIEKGTFREDLFYRLNVVPIILPPVRSRREDIPLLIEHFLKKFNKENSKNVSISGEAMEYLLGYTWPGNVREIENCIERIVILSDNDIATRNDLPYEILNARRIPHRSKPEDVHKPEDDSLTKTVEDIEIERIVDALRKCGWVKSRAAKLIGLTTRQLDYRISKYGISFDKPWRDS, from the coding sequence ATGGCCGCCGCTACAAAAAGGTCACTCGAACTCACGACATTATACGAGATCAGCAAACTCTTGACCTCGACTTTCAACCTCGACCAGTCGCTCACCTCGGTCATGAACGTGCTCGACAAGTTTCTAGGCATGCGTTACGGGACAATCGTGCTTCAGGATAAAGAGTCCAAAACGCTCGACACCGTCGTTTCACTCGGCGTAGAAAAAAAACGCCACATCAAATTCAGATCCGGCGAGGGAATAATCGGGAAGGTATTCAAAACGGGGTCCCCGATAGTCGTAACGGATATAAGGGACGAGCCCTCGATATGGAAAGGGATGAAGCTCGAGGACAGCGTCCTTACGAAGTTTTCACTCCTCTGCATTCCCATCAAATCGCAGAGGGGGACGATTGGGACGCTGAGCGTTATCTACTGCAGGAGCGAGGAGTCGGTATCCATCAACGAGGCGCTTTCACTGCTGACGATGATCGGGTCGCTTATCGGGCAGGCGATAGAGATAAGCAGCAAGGTAAACGAGGAGAAGGCGAGGCTCAGGGAAGAGAAAATGCACCTCCAGCAGGAGCTCGCGAGCATGCACCGTATAGACAATATGGTCGGCCGGAGCGATATAATGCAGGAGACTTTCGAAACCATCAAGCGCGTGGCGCTCAGCAGCGCCACCGTCCTGATCAGGGGTGAGAGCGGGACCGGGAAAGAGCTCGTCGCAAGGGCCATACACTATAACAGCCCCAGAGCCGAAGGCCCGTTCATCAAAATCAACTGCACGGCGATCCCCGACACGCTGCTAGAGACAGAGCTCTTCGGCCATGTAAAAGGGTCTTTTACCGGCGCTTCGGGAGAGAGGAAAGGGAGGTTCGAGCTCGCGGATAAAGGGACGATCTTTCTCGACGAGATAGGGGACCTGCCCGTATCCACGCAGTTGAAGCTCCTCCGCGTGCTCCAGGAGAGGAGCTTCGAGAAAGTTGGGAGCTCGACGACGATAAGCGTCGACGTGAGGATAGTCGCCGCGACCAACAGCGACCTCGAAGCTGCGATCGAGAAGGGGACTTTCAGGGAAGACCTGTTTTACCGTTTGAACGTCGTCCCCATAATACTCCCGCCGGTCAGAAGCCGGAGAGAAGACATACCGCTTTTAATAGAGCATTTCCTGAAGAAGTTTAACAAGGAGAACTCCAAGAACGTGAGCATCTCAGGGGAGGCGATGGAATATCTGCTCGGCTACACCTGGCCCGGCAATGTGCGCGAGATCGAAAACTGCATAGAGAGGATCGTTATACTGAGCGATAACGACATTGCGACGCGCAACGACCTGCCGTACGAAATATTGAATGCAAGGAGAATACCGCACCGATCCAAGCCGGAGGATGTTCACAAACCCGAAGATGACTCACTCACGAAGACGGTGGAAGATATAGAGATCGAACGTATAGTGGACGCGCTCAGGAAATGCGGATGGGTGAAGTCGAGAGCGGCCAAGCTCATAGGACTCACGACGAGGCAGCTCGATTACAGAATAAGCAAATACGGCATCTCGTTCGACAAGCCGTGGAGAGATTCGTAA
- the glp gene encoding gephyrin-like molybdotransferase Glp: MVTVKEAQKLVLDNTRPLGEIEVSVEDALGLVLSSDVISPVNLPLFTNSAMDGYAARSEDTVSAAPGSPVRLRVVSTVRAGDFPDFSVNSGEAAKIMTGAPVPGGADAVVRIEDAAEEYGDLILTAAIEKGSNVRFEGEEIGKGETALSAGVEITPAAVGFLAELGIERVKVRKMPKVSVIVTGEELVGPEEDLTPGKIRDTNSVTLKSALAGEKVKLISAERIADVRSDIEERIKKGLVSSDVLIITGGVSVGDYDFVKDTLGAAGVEKIFWGVSQRPGGPMFFGRASDALVFGLPGNPASTLVCYYEYVRPVLRKMIGKKDIFLHELNAMLLDPVRKKPGKTHFLRGIVGREGEKVYVMTSGGQGSHMLKSFALSNCLIVIDKDDSYLPENSGVKVHLLP, translated from the coding sequence ATGGTTACGGTAAAAGAGGCGCAAAAACTGGTTCTCGATAACACGCGACCCCTCGGCGAAATCGAAGTGAGCGTCGAAGACGCTCTCGGTCTCGTGCTTTCTTCAGACGTTATAAGTCCGGTCAACCTGCCGCTCTTCACTAACTCCGCGATGGACGGTTACGCAGCGAGGTCGGAAGACACCGTAAGCGCAGCGCCCGGGAGTCCCGTCCGTTTGAGGGTCGTCAGCACTGTGAGAGCAGGCGACTTCCCCGATTTTTCCGTAAATTCTGGAGAAGCGGCGAAGATCATGACGGGCGCGCCCGTGCCAGGTGGCGCGGATGCTGTCGTGAGAATAGAGGACGCTGCAGAGGAGTACGGAGATTTGATATTAACAGCCGCAATCGAAAAGGGGTCTAACGTCAGATTCGAAGGGGAGGAAATAGGGAAGGGCGAGACCGCTCTCAGCGCAGGCGTCGAGATCACGCCTGCCGCGGTGGGTTTCCTTGCCGAGCTTGGCATCGAGAGAGTTAAAGTCCGGAAGATGCCGAAGGTGTCGGTCATAGTCACAGGCGAGGAGCTAGTCGGGCCTGAAGAAGATTTAACGCCAGGCAAGATAAGGGATACGAATTCAGTTACACTCAAATCCGCTCTTGCGGGAGAGAAGGTTAAGCTCATCTCCGCAGAACGCATTGCAGATGTTAGATCGGATATAGAAGAAAGGATCAAAAAAGGGCTTGTCTCTTCCGACGTCCTTATAATTACGGGAGGCGTGTCTGTTGGTGATTACGATTTCGTCAAGGATACACTCGGCGCCGCGGGGGTCGAAAAGATATTCTGGGGCGTTTCTCAAAGGCCGGGCGGCCCCATGTTCTTCGGGAGGGCGAGTGACGCTCTGGTCTTCGGACTGCCTGGAAACCCCGCGTCCACGCTCGTCTGCTATTACGAATACGTCCGCCCCGTGCTCCGCAAAATGATCGGGAAGAAGGACATATTCCTTCACGAATTAAACGCCATGCTCCTTGATCCGGTAAGAAAAAAGCCGGGGAAGACGCACTTTCTCCGCGGCATAGTCGGTAGAGAGGGGGAAAAAGTCTACGTCATGACTTCGGGAGGACAGGGCTCGCACATGCTGAAATCCTTTGCCCTGTCGAACTGTTTGATCGTTATAGATAAGGATGACTCATACCTGCCGGAAAATTCCGGGGTAAAGGTTCATCTCCTTCCATAG
- the moaCB gene encoding bifunctional molybdenum cofactor biosynthesis protein MoaC/MoaB produces MKDVSDKLDTLRTARASAKIRAGAETLDLIRSNAVPKGNVLETARTAGIMAAKKTCEIIPLCHQVPIDTVTLDFDIEEDGIAVHSFVKAVWKTGVEMEALTAASIAALTIYDMLKPIDTSLEISEVRLVEKKGGKSDWKESYREPLKTAILVLSDSVSSGKKEDKSGKIIKEKLKDQPVEVVGYEILPDEIGLIKKRLIELSDGEALDLILTTGGTGLSPRDVTVEATMEVIEREVPGIAEAGRSYGFRRTPHAMLSRGVSGIRGKTIIINLPGSSRGAAETMDALFPWVLHSFRILRGGDHSSKKN; encoded by the coding sequence ATGAAAGACGTAAGCGACAAGCTTGATACATTAAGGACAGCTCGCGCGAGCGCGAAAATCAGAGCCGGTGCAGAAACGCTGGATTTAATCAGATCGAACGCAGTGCCCAAAGGGAACGTGCTCGAGACGGCGAGGACTGCGGGTATAATGGCGGCGAAGAAGACGTGCGAAATCATTCCTCTCTGCCATCAGGTCCCGATCGACACTGTCACCCTCGATTTCGATATAGAAGAAGACGGCATCGCCGTACACTCGTTCGTGAAAGCGGTGTGGAAAACAGGCGTCGAGATGGAAGCGCTCACCGCGGCATCGATCGCCGCACTCACGATTTACGATATGCTGAAGCCGATCGACACCTCCCTTGAAATAAGCGAAGTGAGGCTCGTCGAAAAAAAGGGAGGCAAGAGCGACTGGAAGGAAAGCTACAGGGAGCCGCTAAAAACAGCAATTCTCGTTCTCTCGGACAGTGTATCTAGCGGAAAGAAGGAAGATAAATCCGGCAAGATAATCAAGGAAAAATTGAAAGACCAGCCCGTCGAGGTCGTTGGATACGAAATCCTCCCCGACGAGATCGGGCTGATTAAAAAAAGGCTTATTGAGCTCTCCGACGGCGAAGCGCTAGACCTGATTCTCACTACAGGCGGCACGGGACTGAGCCCCCGCGACGTAACCGTCGAGGCAACGATGGAAGTAATAGAACGGGAAGTCCCGGGAATAGCCGAGGCAGGCCGCAGCTACGGCTTCCGCAGGACTCCCCACGCGATGCTATCGAGGGGCGTGAGCGGTATCAGGGGGAAGACGATTATCATCAATCTGCCCGGAAGCTCCAGGGGCGCCGCCGAAACAATGGACGCCCTCTTCCCGTGGGTACTCCACTCTTTCCGCATTTTAAGAGGCGGCGACCATTCTTCCAAAAAAAACTGA
- a CDS encoding molybdenum cofactor guanylyltransferase — MKEIFSGILLAGGKSERMGVDKRYLEYDGRTFLDIAVERLKSVADEVIAVTAEGENIEFDGVISVSDIASDRGPMMGIYTGLKTMAGPRGIVNPVDTPGLRTELLEYMKDVSGGFDVLMPVWKGYPEPLIAVYSRKVIPVIERFFEEGRKPAPHLLADEGSGLRVRLLAEDEISRFGDPELMFRNVNTPEDLKIERTRL; from the coding sequence ATGAAAGAGATTTTTTCGGGAATTCTGCTCGCAGGCGGGAAATCGGAGAGGATGGGCGTCGATAAGAGATACCTCGAATACGACGGCAGGACGTTCCTTGATATAGCGGTTGAGCGCTTGAAGAGCGTTGCGGACGAGGTGATCGCGGTCACGGCGGAAGGAGAGAACATCGAGTTCGACGGTGTAATATCGGTGAGCGACATAGCCTCGGACAGGGGTCCGATGATGGGAATATATACGGGCTTGAAAACGATGGCCGGCCCTCGCGGCATAGTGAACCCCGTCGATACGCCCGGTTTGAGAACGGAGCTGCTCGAATACATGAAAGACGTATCCGGCGGCTTCGACGTCCTAATGCCGGTATGGAAGGGCTATCCCGAACCTCTAATCGCGGTTTACTCCCGGAAGGTGATACCGGTGATCGAGCGCTTCTTCGAAGAAGGGAGAAAGCCCGCTCCGCATCTCCTCGCGGATGAAGGCAGCGGCCTCAGAGTAAGGCTCCTCGCCGAAGATGAAATATCCCGGTTCGGCGACCCTGAGCTCATGTTCCGTAACGTGAATACACCCGAAGACTTAAAGATAGAGAGAACTCGATTATAA
- a CDS encoding alginate export family protein, with product MTGSLYLKLTVLSLAIVLSSGAVCLNARAEENFSEGLKNHVSGGVNINLRNELWSTFQQENTDTDRTYDFFLIRARAFVDFDWEHVALHVMGQGVKAFNLPENGAFGPGPLYFTASDDETGPGNFQFVEAYLHLKNLNGFYLKGGRINYEDGGEVLYEDSPQLTWLIKKRLSERLIGDWDWTLVGRRFDGGTAGYANDKFNLNLMGAVVTFGGYDIDDGYWKDLDTVFVTGGSFTLKKDVLLKNTQFQLFDYFYFDDRAPAKALAGDDLKINTTGISMVGAYPAGSGFFDTMLWFAFQLGDFGVENQKALAFIGELGYQFAATPWKPWVRIGLAYASGDGDPDDSDNGTFFNMVPTNHKWYGYADTVAFSNLIDAYTQIMLKPLPIVGFDVEGHLFWLASDEEVWIGGSGPFNDTVFGYQFRSPVEGEDIESFLGGEIDVTLSIKALEYLTFDLGYSHFFGGRGVEVVYNEEDQLDWFYAQATVPFTIGKKK from the coding sequence ATGACGGGATCACTTTACCTGAAATTGACAGTCCTATCGTTAGCTATCGTATTATCATCAGGGGCTGTATGCCTTAACGCAAGAGCGGAAGAGAACTTTTCCGAGGGACTGAAAAACCACGTGAGCGGCGGAGTAAATATAAACCTGAGAAACGAGCTCTGGAGCACGTTCCAGCAGGAGAATACGGATACCGACCGCACGTACGATTTCTTTCTCATAAGGGCGAGGGCGTTCGTAGATTTCGACTGGGAGCACGTTGCGCTTCACGTAATGGGTCAGGGCGTCAAGGCTTTCAACCTTCCCGAGAACGGCGCCTTCGGTCCGGGTCCTCTCTACTTCACCGCGAGCGACGACGAGACAGGTCCGGGGAATTTCCAGTTCGTCGAGGCATACCTCCACCTCAAAAATTTAAACGGGTTTTATCTCAAGGGAGGGAGGATAAATTATGAAGACGGCGGCGAGGTGCTCTACGAAGATTCGCCTCAGCTCACCTGGCTCATAAAAAAGAGGCTCTCCGAGAGGCTCATCGGCGATTGGGACTGGACTCTCGTAGGGAGGAGGTTCGACGGCGGCACGGCTGGTTATGCGAACGATAAATTTAACCTCAACCTCATGGGGGCGGTCGTGACCTTCGGCGGTTACGACATCGACGACGGTTACTGGAAGGACCTCGATACCGTATTCGTCACAGGAGGGTCGTTCACGCTGAAGAAAGACGTCCTCCTGAAAAACACGCAGTTCCAGCTCTTCGATTATTTCTATTTCGACGACAGGGCGCCGGCAAAAGCTCTCGCGGGAGACGACCTCAAAATTAACACGACTGGGATAAGCATGGTCGGTGCATACCCGGCGGGCTCGGGCTTTTTCGACACGATGTTGTGGTTCGCCTTTCAGCTGGGCGATTTCGGCGTCGAGAACCAGAAGGCGCTCGCCTTCATAGGCGAGCTCGGTTATCAGTTCGCCGCCACTCCGTGGAAGCCGTGGGTGAGGATAGGTCTCGCTTACGCCTCGGGAGACGGAGACCCTGACGATTCCGACAACGGCACCTTCTTCAATATGGTACCCACGAACCACAAATGGTACGGTTACGCGGACACAGTCGCATTCAGCAACCTGATCGACGCATATACGCAGATAATGCTTAAGCCCCTTCCGATCGTAGGCTTCGACGTGGAAGGCCACCTCTTCTGGCTCGCCTCGGACGAAGAGGTGTGGATCGGCGGCTCGGGTCCCTTCAACGATACCGTCTTCGGATACCAGTTCAGGAGCCCAGTCGAAGGCGAGGACATAGAGAGCTTCCTCGGAGGAGAGATAGACGTAACGCTGAGCATAAAGGCGCTCGAATACCTTACGTTCGATTTGGGCTACTCCCATTTCTTCGGAGGACGCGGCGTCGAGGTCGTTTACAACGAGGAAGACCAGCTCGACTGGTTCTACGCTCAGGCGACGGTCCCGTTCACTATAGGAAAGAAGAAGTAG
- a CDS encoding NarK family nitrate/nitrite MFS transporter — protein MEIKNKAARISLFSLSTPQMRAFHMTWFAFFLCFFGWFGIAPLMAVVREDLGLTKTQIGNTIIASVAITILCRLVVGKLCDKYGPRLTYTWLLLVGALPVMGIGLSHSYETFLLFRLAIGMIGASFVITQYHTSIMFAPNVVGTANATTAGWGNLGGGVTQMVMPLIFAAIVSLGAGKFLGWRLAMVVPGVVLFLTGIAYYFFTQDAPDGNYKELRARGEMPAAEDKEHGSFLLAAKDPRVWALFVVYAACFGVEITIDNIAALYFFDRFELSLESAGIIAGLFGLMNIFARALGGIFSDKFAKSHGLTGRVRFLFAVLFLEGIALVVFSQMSALVIAVISMVVFGLFVKMSNGATYGVVPFLNKKALGSVAGIVGAGGNAGAVAAGFLFRSESLTMQGGLFYLGLCVVIASLFVFFIRFSPETIEEEKRAFQEAQAQKTAAVGS, from the coding sequence ATGGAGATCAAAAATAAAGCTGCACGTATCAGCCTGTTCAGCCTGAGCACACCGCAAATGCGGGCATTTCACATGACGTGGTTCGCGTTCTTCCTCTGCTTTTTCGGATGGTTCGGAATAGCGCCGTTAATGGCTGTAGTGAGGGAAGACCTCGGCCTCACGAAGACGCAAATAGGCAACACGATAATCGCATCCGTCGCCATTACGATTCTATGCCGTCTTGTCGTCGGAAAGCTCTGCGACAAGTACGGCCCGCGCCTTACATACACATGGCTCCTCCTCGTTGGGGCTCTGCCGGTCATGGGTATAGGTCTCTCCCACAGCTACGAGACGTTCCTCCTCTTCCGACTCGCGATAGGCATGATAGGCGCGTCGTTCGTAATCACTCAATATCACACCTCCATCATGTTCGCCCCGAACGTTGTGGGTACTGCGAACGCGACTACCGCGGGATGGGGCAACCTCGGAGGCGGAGTGACGCAAATGGTCATGCCGCTCATATTCGCGGCCATAGTCAGCCTGGGTGCCGGTAAATTCCTCGGATGGAGACTCGCGATGGTGGTTCCCGGAGTGGTATTATTTCTCACTGGTATAGCTTACTACTTCTTCACACAGGACGCTCCCGACGGAAACTACAAAGAGCTCCGCGCGAGGGGCGAGATGCCGGCAGCGGAGGACAAGGAGCACGGCTCTTTTCTCCTTGCAGCGAAAGACCCCCGCGTCTGGGCGCTCTTCGTCGTCTATGCTGCGTGCTTCGGTGTCGAAATAACGATAGACAACATAGCGGCGCTCTACTTCTTCGACCGGTTCGAGTTAAGCCTGGAGTCGGCGGGCATAATCGCGGGCCTCTTCGGTCTCATGAATATATTCGCGAGGGCGCTGGGCGGAATCTTCTCCGACAAGTTTGCGAAAAGCCACGGACTCACGGGGAGAGTGAGGTTCCTCTTCGCCGTATTGTTCCTCGAAGGTATCGCACTCGTCGTCTTTTCACAGATGTCCGCCCTCGTTATCGCTGTAATCTCCATGGTCGTCTTCGGCCTCTTCGTCAAGATGTCTAACGGAGCGACGTATGGAGTAGTGCCGTTCCTTAACAAGAAGGCCCTCGGATCCGTTGCGGGTATAGTGGGCGCGGGAGGGAATGCCGGCGCGGTTGCGGCCGGTTTTCTCTTCAGGTCTGAAAGCCTCACTATGCAGGGCGGGCTCTTCTATCTCGGGCTCTGCGTCGTGATAGCATCGCTCTTCGTGTTCTTCATCAGGTTCTCACCTGAGACGATCGAGGAGGAGAAGAGGGCGTTCCAGGAGGCGCAGGCTCAGAAAACAGCCGCAGTCGGCTCCTAG
- a CDS encoding Rieske 2Fe-2S domain-containing protein — protein MPKKTKLNRIEKIKLEKDGLDVGADIEKFALEGFESIGEDDLERLKWFGTFFRKHTPGYFMVRIRIPNGIAASQQIETIAWITNNIGRGRADITTRQQIQLRWIKIVDVPKVLRLLNHAGLLTLQTGMDNIRNVVGCPVSGISRTELFEASPVVKRFNNIFVGNREYSNLPRKMNVTITACKENCTNSATQDISLVPASKIMNGKNVQGFNVFVGGKNGSGGFKESRPLDVFVTPREAPELCKTIAVIYRDNGPRAARNKARLSFLIDEWGVEKLREAVEISLGVALESAGKDERFGHETDHIGVFPQLQHGLNYIGMLVPVGKITGEQLAETARLSALYGNGEVRLTARQNLIIPNIPDENVNRVLSERLLQELSPYPSAVMRSITSCSGSEYCNLALIETKNRAFEIGRELESILPNFNPRSINWSGCPSGCGNHTIADIGLLGKKTQVNGEIVDAVDIFIGGESGPETKPAIKIMENVPCSELTFVLEGLVQWGAFEKFRKQIDNLLNPEELGPSVIESAEAKAVSVIHADDITEGSGKPVVIDGKEIAVFKIRGELYATQNLCPHQGNRLSSGTLLGDDVVCPGHGNRFNVKTGRCHTDSSLEIKTYRLVPRGSGYSVED, from the coding sequence GTGCCGAAGAAAACGAAGCTCAACAGGATAGAGAAGATCAAGCTCGAGAAGGACGGGCTCGATGTGGGGGCGGATATCGAAAAGTTCGCTCTCGAGGGGTTCGAGTCAATTGGCGAAGACGATCTCGAGCGGCTAAAGTGGTTCGGCACGTTCTTCAGAAAGCACACTCCGGGCTATTTCATGGTCAGGATAAGGATTCCTAACGGCATAGCCGCTTCACAGCAGATAGAGACGATAGCGTGGATAACGAATAACATCGGCCGCGGAAGAGCGGATATAACGACGCGGCAGCAGATTCAGCTCAGATGGATAAAGATCGTCGATGTCCCGAAGGTCCTCAGGCTCCTTAATCATGCCGGACTCCTCACTCTCCAGACAGGGATGGACAACATCAGAAACGTCGTGGGCTGTCCGGTCTCCGGTATCTCGAGGACTGAGCTCTTCGAGGCCTCCCCTGTCGTGAAACGGTTCAACAACATTTTCGTCGGCAACAGGGAATACTCGAACCTCCCGCGGAAGATGAACGTGACGATAACGGCGTGCAAGGAGAACTGCACGAACTCCGCAACTCAGGACATCTCTCTCGTTCCCGCGAGCAAAATCATGAACGGTAAAAACGTTCAAGGGTTCAACGTTTTCGTCGGCGGCAAAAACGGCTCGGGAGGGTTCAAGGAATCCCGGCCGCTCGACGTATTCGTGACGCCACGCGAAGCGCCGGAGCTGTGTAAAACGATCGCGGTCATTTATCGCGACAACGGTCCGAGAGCGGCGAGGAACAAGGCAAGGCTCTCGTTCCTGATTGACGAATGGGGAGTGGAAAAGCTGAGAGAGGCGGTTGAGATCAGCCTGGGGGTTGCTCTCGAGAGTGCGGGGAAGGACGAAAGGTTCGGCCACGAGACCGACCATATAGGAGTATTCCCCCAGCTCCAGCACGGGCTCAACTATATCGGGATGCTCGTCCCGGTAGGCAAGATTACGGGAGAGCAGCTCGCCGAGACGGCGAGGTTGTCTGCGCTCTACGGTAACGGAGAGGTCAGGCTGACGGCGCGGCAGAATCTGATCATCCCTAATATACCGGATGAAAACGTGAACCGCGTACTCTCGGAAAGGCTTCTCCAGGAGCTGAGTCCCTATCCCTCGGCCGTCATGAGGAGCATCACGAGCTGCTCCGGAAGCGAGTACTGCAACCTCGCTCTCATAGAGACGAAAAACCGCGCGTTCGAGATAGGACGCGAGCTGGAGAGCATTCTCCCGAATTTTAATCCCAGGAGCATCAATTGGTCCGGCTGTCCTTCGGGCTGCGGCAACCATACGATCGCCGACATAGGGCTCCTCGGCAAGAAAACACAGGTGAATGGCGAGATCGTCGATGCGGTCGATATTTTTATCGGCGGGGAGTCGGGTCCCGAAACGAAGCCCGCGATAAAGATAATGGAGAACGTCCCGTGCAGCGAGCTCACGTTCGTTCTCGAAGGGCTCGTTCAATGGGGTGCCTTCGAAAAATTCAGAAAACAGATAGACAACCTCCTTAACCCCGAAGAACTAGGGCCCTCCGTTATCGAAAGCGCCGAAGCGAAAGCCGTCTCCGTCATTCACGCGGACGACATAACGGAAGGGTCGGGCAAGCCCGTCGTTATCGACGGCAAGGAGATCGCCGTTTTCAAGATCAGGGGCGAACTCTATGCGACGCAAAATCTCTGCCCGCACCAGGGGAATAGATTATCCTCCGGGACATTGCTCGGAGATGACGTGGTCTGTCCCGGACACGGCAACAGGTTCAACGTCAAGACCGGAAGGTGTCATACGGATTCGTCACTCGAAATAAAAACCTACAGGCTCGTACCCAGGGGCAGCGGCTATTCCGTCGAGGATTAA
- a CDS encoding molybdenum cofactor biosynthesis protein MoaE produces MKVNVLLFGRLMSIAGVKELTLCIDRESCSVREMTASLFGIHPQLSAETFRVVVNQSVSQDDDRIGDSDEVALLPPISGGNFTYLTNSPITFEFVESVLRVRRESSGSFLIFEGIVRNDHTAQKSSTGKAVKRVVSITYSAYEEMAEREINKIVLSAMEKFRLHDVVLRHRIGEVNVGETAFFVAVSSGHRKESIAGIDFIIDEVKSKVPVWKLENYDDGTESWKDGKLIGPDAETPDDPDIISDPDYNYHEKTAYKLPV; encoded by the coding sequence ATGAAAGTTAACGTGCTCTTGTTCGGCAGATTGATGTCGATCGCAGGCGTAAAGGAGCTGACCCTCTGCATCGACCGGGAAAGCTGCTCCGTCAGGGAAATGACGGCATCGCTATTCGGCATCCATCCGCAGTTAAGTGCGGAAACATTCCGGGTCGTCGTAAACCAATCCGTCTCTCAGGACGATGACAGGATCGGGGACTCGGACGAGGTCGCTCTCCTGCCCCCGATCTCGGGAGGGAATTTCACATACCTCACGAATAGCCCGATAACGTTCGAATTCGTCGAGAGCGTATTGCGGGTACGGAGAGAGAGCTCAGGCTCTTTCCTCATTTTCGAGGGGATTGTAAGAAATGACCACACTGCTCAAAAATCAAGCACGGGAAAGGCGGTCAAAAGAGTGGTATCTATCACTTATTCGGCTTATGAAGAGATGGCGGAGAGGGAGATAAATAAAATCGTCCTCTCCGCGATGGAGAAATTCCGACTCCACGATGTCGTGCTCAGGCACAGGATTGGCGAGGTCAATGTCGGCGAGACAGCTTTTTTCGTAGCGGTTTCCTCCGGGCACAGGAAGGAAAGCATTGCCGGCATTGATTTTATTATAGACGAAGTGAAATCGAAGGTGCCCGTATGGAAGCTCGAGAACTACGACGACGGCACCGAAAGCTGGAAGGACGGGAAGCTCATCGGACCGGACGCCGAGACCCCGGACGACCCGGATATCATATCGGATCCCGATTATAACTATCATGAAAAAACGGCATACAAATTGCCTGTTTAA